A part of Methanohalobium evestigatum Z-7303 genomic DNA contains:
- a CDS encoding RNA-guided endonuclease InsQ/TnpB family protein: protein MYLTQKNHLRADKQTYETLKRLTKLSKNLYNFTLYNIRQYFFNYGKYLNKNTAYHTVKENENYRLLPSQVAQNTVETVDRSMKSFFKLLDKKRKGEYEKPVSLPNYLAKDGNFICTFKKDQLKVIDDKIRLSLGTDYYRTYGTRFLYFKIPDNIIGQYISMVRIVPKYKGRWFEIEYVYHEDGEIAELDYNSHLSIDLGVDNFATCVTTNGTAFILDGRGIKSYNRWWNKEKSRLQSVYDKQGLDDGLKINQFSRKRFWKINDFMNQCVNYIVKHCLENRIGNIVIGELKEIKQEQNTGKQNNQNFQTIPFARFKQKLASKCEYHGIKYHEVDEAYTSKVDALALEPIRKHKKYLGRRSKRGIFQSSTGRLINADINGALNILRKVFGDSLAGIADSGDVNSPGRIKLSW from the coding sequence ATGTATCTAACCCAGAAGAATCATCTCCGTGCTGATAAGCAGACCTATGAAACTTTGAAGAGGTTGACCAAACTGTCCAAGAACCTGTACAATTTTACATTGTACAATATCAGGCAGTACTTCTTCAACTATGGCAAATATCTCAATAAGAATACCGCTTATCACACGGTCAAAGAGAACGAGAATTACAGATTACTACCATCACAGGTCGCCCAGAATACTGTGGAAACTGTGGATAGGAGTATGAAATCGTTCTTCAAACTTCTGGATAAGAAGAGAAAAGGAGAATATGAAAAACCCGTTTCTCTCCCGAACTATCTGGCTAAAGATGGTAACTTCATATGTACTTTCAAGAAGGATCAACTGAAGGTTATCGACGACAAAATCAGGCTATCATTGGGTACTGATTATTATAGAACTTATGGAACTAGATTTCTGTATTTCAAGATTCCTGACAATATAATAGGTCAATACATCAGTATGGTCAGGATTGTCCCGAAATACAAGGGTAGATGGTTCGAGATAGAGTATGTCTACCATGAAGACGGGGAGATTGCTGAACTGGATTATAACAGTCATCTATCGATAGACCTTGGTGTGGACAACTTTGCAACCTGCGTGACGACCAACGGGACTGCCTTCATATTAGACGGCAGGGGTATCAAATCTTATAACCGCTGGTGGAACAAGGAGAAGAGTAGGTTACAATCAGTCTATGATAAACAGGGTCTTGATGATGGACTAAAGATTAATCAATTCTCAAGGAAAAGATTCTGGAAAATCAATGATTTCATGAACCAGTGCGTTAATTATATCGTGAAACACTGTCTGGAAAATCGGATTGGCAATATAGTTATAGGAGAACTGAAAGAAATCAAACAGGAACAGAACACCGGGAAGCAGAATAATCAGAATTTCCAGACTATACCGTTTGCCAGATTTAAACAGAAACTGGCTTCTAAGTGTGAGTATCACGGTATAAAATACCATGAAGTAGATGAGGCTTATACCAGCAAAGTTGATGCACTGGCATTAGAACCCATCAGAAAACATAAGAAATATCTTGGTAGGAGATCGAAACGAGGCATCTTCCAGTCATCAACAGGTAGGCTGATCAATGCCGATATCAACGGAGCATTGAACATCTTAAGAAAGGTATTCGGTGATTCCCTTGCAGGGATAGCTGATAGTGGGGATGTGAACTCCCCTGGAAGAATAAAACTTTCCTGGTAA
- a CDS encoding IMPACT family protein has product MLNTSGFFFFFIKNSVFLGYAEPVNGETEARKFIEKIKNRHKDAAHNVSAYIIKNSNELTVKYDDDGEPAGSSGKPVYKVMDLKNIQNAVVVVSRYFGGIKLGFGGLTRAYRETAIEAIENAGITNICNRTRLKIRFDYSCIKDAKTLIEQYGKIDEEHYFDVVEFITDINEDLTDDFVQKLKSITKDKVIIQYL; this is encoded by the coding sequence ATGCTAAATACATCAGGGTTTTTCTTTTTCTTTATAAAAAATTCTGTCTTTCTGGGATATGCTGAACCGGTAAATGGAGAAACAGAAGCCAGAAAATTTATTGAAAAAATTAAAAACCGTCATAAAGACGCAGCCCATAATGTTTCAGCTTATATAATAAAAAACAGTAACGAACTCACTGTTAAATATGACGATGACGGAGAACCTGCTGGAAGTTCAGGAAAACCTGTTTATAAAGTTATGGACCTTAAAAATATCCAGAATGCTGTAGTAGTTGTTTCACGTTATTTTGGAGGGATTAAGCTCGGATTTGGCGGTCTTACACGGGCTTATAGAGAGACTGCAATTGAAGCTATAGAGAATGCTGGAATTACTAATATATGCAACAGAACTCGATTAAAAATTCGTTTTGATTATTCATGCATAAAAGACGCAAAAACCTTGATTGAACAGTACGGAAAAATAGATGAAGAACATTATTTTGATGTAGTAGAATTTATTACTGATATAAACGAGGATTTAACAGATGATTTTGTTCAGAAGTTAAAAAGCATTACAAAAGATAAAGTAATCATCCAATATCTGTAA